From Sparus aurata chromosome 9, fSpaAur1.1, whole genome shotgun sequence, a single genomic window includes:
- the ift88 gene encoding intraflagellar transport protein 88 homolog isoform X2, translating into MENVHLAMEEDDLYSGYNDYNPTFDSEELENDVGFQQAVRTSHGRRPPMTAKFPGTAIGARPLATSFGSRIPMVSSMGRPVTGAVQDGAARPMTAVRAAGYTSSLTRGSTFDPLGQSRGPAPALEAKNEDTPEEKIKILEKKVNDLIEESCMAQSRGALQLALEKAKEAGKKERALVRQREQSGNADNINLDLTYSVLLNLANQYVNNEMYPEALNTYQVIVKNKMFSNAGRLKVNMANIYVKQKNYPKAIKFYRMALDQISNAHKEMRIKIMQNIGVVFVRMGQYSDAITSFEHIMSESPNIKTGFNLILCYYAIGDRERMKKAFQKLISVPLGIDDEDKYIPSNDDTNSNMVIEAIKNDKLHQMERDLKVLTEKYIMTAAKLIAPAIETSFATGFDWCVDMVKSSQYVELANDLEINKAITYLRQKDFNQVEAVETLKTFEKKDSRVKSAAATNLSFLYYLEKDFDQADRYADLAMNADRYNPAALNNKGNTVFAKQDYEKAAEFYKEALRNDSSCTEALYNLGLTYKRLNRLEEALDCFLKLHAILRNSAQVMYQLAHLYELLEDPQQAIEWLMQVISVTPTDPQTLAKLGELHDSEGDKSQAFQHYYESFRYFPSNIDVIEWLGAYYIETQFCEKAIQYFERATLIQPTQVKWQLMVASCYRRSGNYQKALETYKDIHRKFPENVECLRFLVRLCTDMGLKEVQEYTTKLKKVEKMKEIREQRVKSGRDGSARSRREGSAGSAGVSTPVLSSPKKASIMEMDVKAESQPESKQLSPLLDSGRDSSHSSNSTKGERLSAKMRSLPGSNEPYEASSPKEIDASYVDPLGPQMERPKTGAKKRGEEDDFADEELGDDLLPE; encoded by the exons atggaaaatgtgcatctggccatggaggaggatgaTCTTTATTCCGGTTACAACGACTATAACCCAACATTTGACTCCGAG GAGTTGGAGAACGATGTGGGCTTCCAGCAAGCAGTGAGGACAAGTCATGGAAGAAGACCTCCG ATGACTGCCAAATTTCCTGGCACTGCCATTGGAGCTCGGCCTTTGGCAACGTCCTTTGGA TCTCGGATTCCTATGGTCTCTTCGATGGGCAGACCTGTGACTGGAGCTGTGCAG GATGGTGCAGCCCGACCAATGACTGCCGTCAGAGCAGCAGGTTACACCTCCTCACTGACCCGCG gCTCAACCTTTGACCCTCTGGGCCAGTCCAGAGGACCTGCACCTGCCCTTGAAGCAAAGAATGAGGACAC GCCAGAGGAGAAGATTAAGATTCTGGAGAAGAAAGTGAATGACCTGATAGAAGAGAGCTGCATGGCACAGAGCAGAGGAGCCTTACAATTG GCTCTTGAAAAAGCCAAAGAAGCAGGGAAGAAGGAGAGAGCGCTGGTGAGACAGAGGGAACAGTCTGGCAATGCTGACAACATCAATTTAGACCTCACCTACTCT GTTTTGCTCAACCTTGCCAACCAATATGTGAACAATGAAATGTACCCAGAGGCCTTAAACACCTACCAGGTCATTGTGAAGAACAAGATGTTCAGTAATGCAG GACGTTTGAAAGTCAACATGGCCAACATCTATGTAAAGCAGAAGAACTACCCTAAAGCCATCAAGTTCTACCGAATGGCACTGGATCAGATCTCAAACGCTCACAAGGAAATGAGGATCAAGATAATGCAGAATATTGGTGTGGTCTTTGTCCGTATGGGCCAGTACTCCGATGCCATAACATCTTTCGAGCACATCATGAGTGAGAGCCCCAACATTAAGACGGGCTTCAACCTCATCCTGTGCTACTATGCTATTGGTGAcagggagaggatgaagaaggcCTTTCAGAAGCTCATCTCTGTTCCTCTGGGCATCGATGATGAAGACAAGTACATCCCATCTAAT GATGACACCAACTCAAATATGGTCATTGAGGCCATCAAGAATGACAAACTTCACCAGATGGAGAGAGATCT AAAAGTCCTGACTGAGAAGTACATCATGACTGCAGCCAAGCTCATTGCTCCGGCCATTGAAACCTCTTTTGCAACTGGATTTGACTG gTGTGTGGATATGGTGAAGAGTTCTCAGTATGTTGAGCTCGCCAATGATCTCGAGATAAATAAAGCCATCACCTACCTCAGACAGAAAGACTTCAACCAG GTTGAG GCAGTGGAAACTCTCAAGACTTTTGAGAAGAAGGACAGCAGGGTGAAGAGTGCAGCAGCCACCAACCTCTCCTTCCTGTACTACCTG GAGAAAGATTTTGACCAGGCTGATCGATACGCTGACCTCGCCATGAACGCTGATCGCTACAACCCGGCAGCACTAAACAACAAGGGCAACACAGTGTTTGCCAAGCAAGACTATGAGAAGGCTGCAGAGTTCTACAAAGAAGCGTTGAGAAACGATTCCTCCTGCACTGAGGCCCTCTACAACCTGG GTCTAACATATAAGAGACTGAATCGTCTGGAGGAGGCTCTGGACTGCTTCCTGAAGCTCCATGCCATTCTGAGGAACAGTGCACAAGTCATGTACCAGCTGGCACACCT CTATGAGCTTTTGGAAGATCCCCAACAGGCGATCGAGTGGCTGATGCAGGTCATCAGTGTGACTCCCACTGACCCTCAGACACTGGCCAAACTGGGAGAGCTGCATGATAGCGAGGGTGACAAGTCTCAGGCTTTCCAGCACTACTATGAG TCCTTCAGGTACTTTCCCTCCAACATCGATGTGATTGAGTGGCTAGGGGCTTACTACATCGAGACGCAGTTCTGTGAGAAGGCTATTCAGTACTTTGAAAGAGCCACACTCATACA ACCAACCCAGGTGAAGTGGCAGCTAATGGTGGCGAGCTGCTACAGGAGAAGTG gAAACTACCAGAAAGCTCTGGAAACATATAAAGACATTCACCGCAAGTTTCCAGAAAACGTTGAAT GCCTGCGTTTCTTGGTGAGGCTGTGCACGGACATGGGATTGAAGGAAGTGCAAGAATACACCACCAAGCTGAAGAAGGTGGAGAAGATGAAGGAGATCAGAGAGCAG AGGGTGAAGTCGGGGCGTGACGGCAGTGCCAGAAGTCGCAGAGAGGGCAGCGCCGGGAGCGCTG GCGTCTCCACACCTGTCCTCAGCTCTCCTAAGAAGGCCAGCATCATGG AGATGGATGTTAAAGCAG AATCTCAACCTGAGTCAAAACAACTTAGTCCACTGTTGGACTCAGGGAGAG atagcagccacagcagcaacagcactAAAGGAGAGCGACTGAGCGCCAAGATGAGGTCACTTCCTGGTTCCAATGAGCCCTACGAGGCCAGCAGCCCCAAAGAAATTG ACGCTTCATATGTTGACCCACTGGGGCCTCAGATGGAGAGACCAAAGACGGGAGCCAAGAAACGCGGGGAGGAGGACGACTTTGCAGATGAAGAGCTGGGAGACGACCTGCTGCCGGAGTGA
- the ift88 gene encoding intraflagellar transport protein 88 homolog isoform X5, with product MENVHLAMEEDDLYSGYNDYNPTFDSEELENDVGFQQAVRTSHGRRPPMTAKFPGTAIGARPLATSFGSRIPMVSSMGRPVTGAVQDGAARPMTAVRAAGYTSSLTRGSTFDPLGQSRGPAPALEAKNEDTPEEKIKILEKKVNDLIEESCMAQSRGALQLALEKAKEAGKKERALVRQREQSGNADNINLDLTYSVLLNLANQYVNNEMYPEALNTYQVIVKNKMFSNAGRLKVNMANIYVKQKNYPKAIKFYRMALDQISNAHKEMRIKIMQNIGVVFVRMGQYSDAITSFEHIMSESPNIKTGFNLILCYYAIGDRERMKKAFQKLISVPLGIDDEDKYIPSNDDTNSNMVIEAIKNDKLHQMERDLKVLTEKYIMTAAKLIAPAIETSFATGFDWCVDMVKSSQYVELANDLEINKAITYLRQKDFNQVEAVETLKTFEKKDSRVKSAAATNLSFLYYLEKDFDQADRYADLAMNADRYNPAALNNKGNTVFAKQDYEKAAEFYKEALRNDSSCTEALYNLGLTYKRLNRLEEALDCFLKLHAILRNSAQVMYQLAHLYELLEDPQQAIEWLMQVISVTPTDPQTLAKLGELHDSEGDKSQAFQHYYESFRYFPSNIDVIEWLGAYYIETQFCEKAIQYFERATLIQPTQVKWQLMVASCYRRSGNYQKALETYKDIHRKFPENVECLRFLVRLCTDMGLKEVQEYTTKLKKVEKMKEIREQRVKSGRDGSARSRREGSAGSAAGVSTPVLSSPKKASIMEMDVKADSSHSSNSTKGERLSAKMRSLPGSNEPYEASSPKEIDASYVDPLGPQMERPKTGAKKRGEEDDFADEELGDDLLPE from the exons atggaaaatgtgcatctggccatggaggaggatgaTCTTTATTCCGGTTACAACGACTATAACCCAACATTTGACTCCGAG GAGTTGGAGAACGATGTGGGCTTCCAGCAAGCAGTGAGGACAAGTCATGGAAGAAGACCTCCG ATGACTGCCAAATTTCCTGGCACTGCCATTGGAGCTCGGCCTTTGGCAACGTCCTTTGGA TCTCGGATTCCTATGGTCTCTTCGATGGGCAGACCTGTGACTGGAGCTGTGCAG GATGGTGCAGCCCGACCAATGACTGCCGTCAGAGCAGCAGGTTACACCTCCTCACTGACCCGCG gCTCAACCTTTGACCCTCTGGGCCAGTCCAGAGGACCTGCACCTGCCCTTGAAGCAAAGAATGAGGACAC GCCAGAGGAGAAGATTAAGATTCTGGAGAAGAAAGTGAATGACCTGATAGAAGAGAGCTGCATGGCACAGAGCAGAGGAGCCTTACAATTG GCTCTTGAAAAAGCCAAAGAAGCAGGGAAGAAGGAGAGAGCGCTGGTGAGACAGAGGGAACAGTCTGGCAATGCTGACAACATCAATTTAGACCTCACCTACTCT GTTTTGCTCAACCTTGCCAACCAATATGTGAACAATGAAATGTACCCAGAGGCCTTAAACACCTACCAGGTCATTGTGAAGAACAAGATGTTCAGTAATGCAG GACGTTTGAAAGTCAACATGGCCAACATCTATGTAAAGCAGAAGAACTACCCTAAAGCCATCAAGTTCTACCGAATGGCACTGGATCAGATCTCAAACGCTCACAAGGAAATGAGGATCAAGATAATGCAGAATATTGGTGTGGTCTTTGTCCGTATGGGCCAGTACTCCGATGCCATAACATCTTTCGAGCACATCATGAGTGAGAGCCCCAACATTAAGACGGGCTTCAACCTCATCCTGTGCTACTATGCTATTGGTGAcagggagaggatgaagaaggcCTTTCAGAAGCTCATCTCTGTTCCTCTGGGCATCGATGATGAAGACAAGTACATCCCATCTAAT GATGACACCAACTCAAATATGGTCATTGAGGCCATCAAGAATGACAAACTTCACCAGATGGAGAGAGATCT AAAAGTCCTGACTGAGAAGTACATCATGACTGCAGCCAAGCTCATTGCTCCGGCCATTGAAACCTCTTTTGCAACTGGATTTGACTG gTGTGTGGATATGGTGAAGAGTTCTCAGTATGTTGAGCTCGCCAATGATCTCGAGATAAATAAAGCCATCACCTACCTCAGACAGAAAGACTTCAACCAG GTTGAG GCAGTGGAAACTCTCAAGACTTTTGAGAAGAAGGACAGCAGGGTGAAGAGTGCAGCAGCCACCAACCTCTCCTTCCTGTACTACCTG GAGAAAGATTTTGACCAGGCTGATCGATACGCTGACCTCGCCATGAACGCTGATCGCTACAACCCGGCAGCACTAAACAACAAGGGCAACACAGTGTTTGCCAAGCAAGACTATGAGAAGGCTGCAGAGTTCTACAAAGAAGCGTTGAGAAACGATTCCTCCTGCACTGAGGCCCTCTACAACCTGG GTCTAACATATAAGAGACTGAATCGTCTGGAGGAGGCTCTGGACTGCTTCCTGAAGCTCCATGCCATTCTGAGGAACAGTGCACAAGTCATGTACCAGCTGGCACACCT CTATGAGCTTTTGGAAGATCCCCAACAGGCGATCGAGTGGCTGATGCAGGTCATCAGTGTGACTCCCACTGACCCTCAGACACTGGCCAAACTGGGAGAGCTGCATGATAGCGAGGGTGACAAGTCTCAGGCTTTCCAGCACTACTATGAG TCCTTCAGGTACTTTCCCTCCAACATCGATGTGATTGAGTGGCTAGGGGCTTACTACATCGAGACGCAGTTCTGTGAGAAGGCTATTCAGTACTTTGAAAGAGCCACACTCATACA ACCAACCCAGGTGAAGTGGCAGCTAATGGTGGCGAGCTGCTACAGGAGAAGTG gAAACTACCAGAAAGCTCTGGAAACATATAAAGACATTCACCGCAAGTTTCCAGAAAACGTTGAAT GCCTGCGTTTCTTGGTGAGGCTGTGCACGGACATGGGATTGAAGGAAGTGCAAGAATACACCACCAAGCTGAAGAAGGTGGAGAAGATGAAGGAGATCAGAGAGCAG AGGGTGAAGTCGGGGCGTGACGGCAGTGCCAGAAGTCGCAGAGAGGGCAGCGCCGGGAGCGCTG CAGGCGTCTCCACACCTGTCCTCAGCTCTCCTAAGAAGGCCAGCATCATGG AGATGGATGTTAAAGCAG atagcagccacagcagcaacagcactAAAGGAGAGCGACTGAGCGCCAAGATGAGGTCACTTCCTGGTTCCAATGAGCCCTACGAGGCCAGCAGCCCCAAAGAAATTG ACGCTTCATATGTTGACCCACTGGGGCCTCAGATGGAGAGACCAAAGACGGGAGCCAAGAAACGCGGGGAGGAGGACGACTTTGCAGATGAAGAGCTGGGAGACGACCTGCTGCCGGAGTGA
- the ift88 gene encoding intraflagellar transport protein 88 homolog isoform X3: protein MENVHLAMEEDDLYSGYNDYNPTFDSEELENDVGFQQAVRTSHGRRPPMTAKFPGTAIGARPLATSFGSRIPMVSSMGRPVTGAVQDGAARPMTAVRAAGYTSSLTRGSTFDPLGQSRGPAPALEAKNEDTPEEKIKILEKKVNDLIEESCMAQSRGALQLALEKAKEAGKKERALVRQREQSGNADNINLDLTYSVLLNLANQYVNNEMYPEALNTYQVIVKNKMFSNAGRLKVNMANIYVKQKNYPKAIKFYRMALDQISNAHKEMRIKIMQNIGVVFVRMGQYSDAITSFEHIMSESPNIKTGFNLILCYYAIGDRERMKKAFQKLISVPLGIDDEDKYIPSNDDTNSNMVIEAIKNDKLHQMERDLKVLTEKYIMTAAKLIAPAIETSFATGFDWCVDMVKSSQYVELANDLEINKAITYLRQKDFNQAVETLKTFEKKDSRVKSAAATNLSFLYYLEKDFDQADRYADLAMNADRYNPAALNNKGNTVFAKQDYEKAAEFYKEALRNDSSCTEALYNLGLTYKRLNRLEEALDCFLKLHAILRNSAQVMYQLAHLYELLEDPQQAIEWLMQVISVTPTDPQTLAKLGELHDSEGDKSQAFQHYYESFRYFPSNIDVIEWLGAYYIETQFCEKAIQYFERATLIQPTQVKWQLMVASCYRRSGNYQKALETYKDIHRKFPENVECLRFLVRLCTDMGLKEVQEYTTKLKKVEKMKEIREQRVKSGRDGSARSRREGSAGSAAGVSTPVLSSPKKASIMEMDVKAESQPESKQLSPLLDSGRDSSHSSNSTKGERLSAKMRSLPGSNEPYEASSPKEIDASYVDPLGPQMERPKTGAKKRGEEDDFADEELGDDLLPE, encoded by the exons atggaaaatgtgcatctggccatggaggaggatgaTCTTTATTCCGGTTACAACGACTATAACCCAACATTTGACTCCGAG GAGTTGGAGAACGATGTGGGCTTCCAGCAAGCAGTGAGGACAAGTCATGGAAGAAGACCTCCG ATGACTGCCAAATTTCCTGGCACTGCCATTGGAGCTCGGCCTTTGGCAACGTCCTTTGGA TCTCGGATTCCTATGGTCTCTTCGATGGGCAGACCTGTGACTGGAGCTGTGCAG GATGGTGCAGCCCGACCAATGACTGCCGTCAGAGCAGCAGGTTACACCTCCTCACTGACCCGCG gCTCAACCTTTGACCCTCTGGGCCAGTCCAGAGGACCTGCACCTGCCCTTGAAGCAAAGAATGAGGACAC GCCAGAGGAGAAGATTAAGATTCTGGAGAAGAAAGTGAATGACCTGATAGAAGAGAGCTGCATGGCACAGAGCAGAGGAGCCTTACAATTG GCTCTTGAAAAAGCCAAAGAAGCAGGGAAGAAGGAGAGAGCGCTGGTGAGACAGAGGGAACAGTCTGGCAATGCTGACAACATCAATTTAGACCTCACCTACTCT GTTTTGCTCAACCTTGCCAACCAATATGTGAACAATGAAATGTACCCAGAGGCCTTAAACACCTACCAGGTCATTGTGAAGAACAAGATGTTCAGTAATGCAG GACGTTTGAAAGTCAACATGGCCAACATCTATGTAAAGCAGAAGAACTACCCTAAAGCCATCAAGTTCTACCGAATGGCACTGGATCAGATCTCAAACGCTCACAAGGAAATGAGGATCAAGATAATGCAGAATATTGGTGTGGTCTTTGTCCGTATGGGCCAGTACTCCGATGCCATAACATCTTTCGAGCACATCATGAGTGAGAGCCCCAACATTAAGACGGGCTTCAACCTCATCCTGTGCTACTATGCTATTGGTGAcagggagaggatgaagaaggcCTTTCAGAAGCTCATCTCTGTTCCTCTGGGCATCGATGATGAAGACAAGTACATCCCATCTAAT GATGACACCAACTCAAATATGGTCATTGAGGCCATCAAGAATGACAAACTTCACCAGATGGAGAGAGATCT AAAAGTCCTGACTGAGAAGTACATCATGACTGCAGCCAAGCTCATTGCTCCGGCCATTGAAACCTCTTTTGCAACTGGATTTGACTG gTGTGTGGATATGGTGAAGAGTTCTCAGTATGTTGAGCTCGCCAATGATCTCGAGATAAATAAAGCCATCACCTACCTCAGACAGAAAGACTTCAACCAG GCAGTGGAAACTCTCAAGACTTTTGAGAAGAAGGACAGCAGGGTGAAGAGTGCAGCAGCCACCAACCTCTCCTTCCTGTACTACCTG GAGAAAGATTTTGACCAGGCTGATCGATACGCTGACCTCGCCATGAACGCTGATCGCTACAACCCGGCAGCACTAAACAACAAGGGCAACACAGTGTTTGCCAAGCAAGACTATGAGAAGGCTGCAGAGTTCTACAAAGAAGCGTTGAGAAACGATTCCTCCTGCACTGAGGCCCTCTACAACCTGG GTCTAACATATAAGAGACTGAATCGTCTGGAGGAGGCTCTGGACTGCTTCCTGAAGCTCCATGCCATTCTGAGGAACAGTGCACAAGTCATGTACCAGCTGGCACACCT CTATGAGCTTTTGGAAGATCCCCAACAGGCGATCGAGTGGCTGATGCAGGTCATCAGTGTGACTCCCACTGACCCTCAGACACTGGCCAAACTGGGAGAGCTGCATGATAGCGAGGGTGACAAGTCTCAGGCTTTCCAGCACTACTATGAG TCCTTCAGGTACTTTCCCTCCAACATCGATGTGATTGAGTGGCTAGGGGCTTACTACATCGAGACGCAGTTCTGTGAGAAGGCTATTCAGTACTTTGAAAGAGCCACACTCATACA ACCAACCCAGGTGAAGTGGCAGCTAATGGTGGCGAGCTGCTACAGGAGAAGTG gAAACTACCAGAAAGCTCTGGAAACATATAAAGACATTCACCGCAAGTTTCCAGAAAACGTTGAAT GCCTGCGTTTCTTGGTGAGGCTGTGCACGGACATGGGATTGAAGGAAGTGCAAGAATACACCACCAAGCTGAAGAAGGTGGAGAAGATGAAGGAGATCAGAGAGCAG AGGGTGAAGTCGGGGCGTGACGGCAGTGCCAGAAGTCGCAGAGAGGGCAGCGCCGGGAGCGCTG CAGGCGTCTCCACACCTGTCCTCAGCTCTCCTAAGAAGGCCAGCATCATGG AGATGGATGTTAAAGCAG AATCTCAACCTGAGTCAAAACAACTTAGTCCACTGTTGGACTCAGGGAGAG atagcagccacagcagcaacagcactAAAGGAGAGCGACTGAGCGCCAAGATGAGGTCACTTCCTGGTTCCAATGAGCCCTACGAGGCCAGCAGCCCCAAAGAAATTG ACGCTTCATATGTTGACCCACTGGGGCCTCAGATGGAGAGACCAAAGACGGGAGCCAAGAAACGCGGGGAGGAGGACGACTTTGCAGATGAAGAGCTGGGAGACGACCTGCTGCCGGAGTGA
- the ift88 gene encoding intraflagellar transport protein 88 homolog isoform X10 translates to MENVHLAMEEDDLYSGYNDYNPTFDSEELENDVGFQQAVRTSHGRRPPMTAKFPGTAIGARPLATSFGSRIPMVSSMGRPVTGAVQDGAARPMTAVRAAGYTSSLTRGSTFDPLGQSRGPAPALEAKNEDTPEEKIKILEKKVNDLIEESCMAQSRGALQLALEKAKEAGKKERALVRQREQSGNADNINLDLTYSVLLNLANQYVNNEMYPEALNTYQVIVKNKMFSNAGRLKVNMANIYVKQKNYPKAIKFYRMALDQISNAHKEMRIKIMQNIGVVFVRMGQYSDAITSFEHIMSESPNIKTGFNLILCYYAIGDRERMKKAFQKLISVPLGIDDEDKYIPSNDDTNSNMVIEAIKNDKLHQMERDLKVLTEKYIMTAAKLIAPAIETSFATGFDWCVDMVKSSQYVELANDLEINKAITYLRQKDFNQAVETLKTFEKKDSRVKSAAATNLSFLYYLEKDFDQADRYADLAMNADRYNPAALNNKGNTVFAKQDYEKAAEFYKEALRNDSSCTEALYNLGLTYKRLNRLEEALDCFLKLHAILRNSAQVMYQLAHLYELLEDPQQAIEWLMQVISVTPTDPQTLAKLGELHDSEGDKSQAFQHYYESFRYFPSNIDVIEWLGAYYIETQFCEKAIQYFERATLIQPTQVKWQLMVASCYRRSGNYQKALETYKDIHRKFPENVECLRFLVRLCTDMGLKEVQEYTTKLKKVEKMKEIREQRVKSGRDGSARSRREGSAGSAEMDVKAESQPESKQLSPLLDSGRDSSHSSNSTKGERLSAKMRSLPGSNEPYEASSPKEIDASYVDPLGPQMERPKTGAKKRGEEDDFADEELGDDLLPE, encoded by the exons atggaaaatgtgcatctggccatggaggaggatgaTCTTTATTCCGGTTACAACGACTATAACCCAACATTTGACTCCGAG GAGTTGGAGAACGATGTGGGCTTCCAGCAAGCAGTGAGGACAAGTCATGGAAGAAGACCTCCG ATGACTGCCAAATTTCCTGGCACTGCCATTGGAGCTCGGCCTTTGGCAACGTCCTTTGGA TCTCGGATTCCTATGGTCTCTTCGATGGGCAGACCTGTGACTGGAGCTGTGCAG GATGGTGCAGCCCGACCAATGACTGCCGTCAGAGCAGCAGGTTACACCTCCTCACTGACCCGCG gCTCAACCTTTGACCCTCTGGGCCAGTCCAGAGGACCTGCACCTGCCCTTGAAGCAAAGAATGAGGACAC GCCAGAGGAGAAGATTAAGATTCTGGAGAAGAAAGTGAATGACCTGATAGAAGAGAGCTGCATGGCACAGAGCAGAGGAGCCTTACAATTG GCTCTTGAAAAAGCCAAAGAAGCAGGGAAGAAGGAGAGAGCGCTGGTGAGACAGAGGGAACAGTCTGGCAATGCTGACAACATCAATTTAGACCTCACCTACTCT GTTTTGCTCAACCTTGCCAACCAATATGTGAACAATGAAATGTACCCAGAGGCCTTAAACACCTACCAGGTCATTGTGAAGAACAAGATGTTCAGTAATGCAG GACGTTTGAAAGTCAACATGGCCAACATCTATGTAAAGCAGAAGAACTACCCTAAAGCCATCAAGTTCTACCGAATGGCACTGGATCAGATCTCAAACGCTCACAAGGAAATGAGGATCAAGATAATGCAGAATATTGGTGTGGTCTTTGTCCGTATGGGCCAGTACTCCGATGCCATAACATCTTTCGAGCACATCATGAGTGAGAGCCCCAACATTAAGACGGGCTTCAACCTCATCCTGTGCTACTATGCTATTGGTGAcagggagaggatgaagaaggcCTTTCAGAAGCTCATCTCTGTTCCTCTGGGCATCGATGATGAAGACAAGTACATCCCATCTAAT GATGACACCAACTCAAATATGGTCATTGAGGCCATCAAGAATGACAAACTTCACCAGATGGAGAGAGATCT AAAAGTCCTGACTGAGAAGTACATCATGACTGCAGCCAAGCTCATTGCTCCGGCCATTGAAACCTCTTTTGCAACTGGATTTGACTG gTGTGTGGATATGGTGAAGAGTTCTCAGTATGTTGAGCTCGCCAATGATCTCGAGATAAATAAAGCCATCACCTACCTCAGACAGAAAGACTTCAACCAG GCAGTGGAAACTCTCAAGACTTTTGAGAAGAAGGACAGCAGGGTGAAGAGTGCAGCAGCCACCAACCTCTCCTTCCTGTACTACCTG GAGAAAGATTTTGACCAGGCTGATCGATACGCTGACCTCGCCATGAACGCTGATCGCTACAACCCGGCAGCACTAAACAACAAGGGCAACACAGTGTTTGCCAAGCAAGACTATGAGAAGGCTGCAGAGTTCTACAAAGAAGCGTTGAGAAACGATTCCTCCTGCACTGAGGCCCTCTACAACCTGG GTCTAACATATAAGAGACTGAATCGTCTGGAGGAGGCTCTGGACTGCTTCCTGAAGCTCCATGCCATTCTGAGGAACAGTGCACAAGTCATGTACCAGCTGGCACACCT CTATGAGCTTTTGGAAGATCCCCAACAGGCGATCGAGTGGCTGATGCAGGTCATCAGTGTGACTCCCACTGACCCTCAGACACTGGCCAAACTGGGAGAGCTGCATGATAGCGAGGGTGACAAGTCTCAGGCTTTCCAGCACTACTATGAG TCCTTCAGGTACTTTCCCTCCAACATCGATGTGATTGAGTGGCTAGGGGCTTACTACATCGAGACGCAGTTCTGTGAGAAGGCTATTCAGTACTTTGAAAGAGCCACACTCATACA ACCAACCCAGGTGAAGTGGCAGCTAATGGTGGCGAGCTGCTACAGGAGAAGTG gAAACTACCAGAAAGCTCTGGAAACATATAAAGACATTCACCGCAAGTTTCCAGAAAACGTTGAAT GCCTGCGTTTCTTGGTGAGGCTGTGCACGGACATGGGATTGAAGGAAGTGCAAGAATACACCACCAAGCTGAAGAAGGTGGAGAAGATGAAGGAGATCAGAGAGCAG AGGGTGAAGTCGGGGCGTGACGGCAGTGCCAGAAGTCGCAGAGAGGGCAGCGCCGGGAGCGCTG AGATGGATGTTAAAGCAG AATCTCAACCTGAGTCAAAACAACTTAGTCCACTGTTGGACTCAGGGAGAG atagcagccacagcagcaacagcactAAAGGAGAGCGACTGAGCGCCAAGATGAGGTCACTTCCTGGTTCCAATGAGCCCTACGAGGCCAGCAGCCCCAAAGAAATTG ACGCTTCATATGTTGACCCACTGGGGCCTCAGATGGAGAGACCAAAGACGGGAGCCAAGAAACGCGGGGAGGAGGACGACTTTGCAGATGAAGAGCTGGGAGACGACCTGCTGCCGGAGTGA